Below is a window of Mauremys mutica isolate MM-2020 ecotype Southern chromosome 11, ASM2049712v1, whole genome shotgun sequence DNA.
ACCCAGCATCCTAGCACAGTGCCAGGAGGACTCTGCCTGCGGAGGTGCTATCGGTCCTGAGCAGGCTCTCACCCCGACGTCTCAGCCAAATTCCACTCTGGTGGTTATGGTCTGTTTCCTTGCCATTCCATGGGATATGGTGGTTTCTTCTTCACTTCCAGGCCTAAGCTGTTGGGTAATGATGCTATGTTTAATTAGCCACTGCTGCTTTCtgccccccagaggtggctgcatttcagagctgGGTGATGTCTGGCAGCCCTTTGGGAACCTGTGTGCTGACGTGTTACACACCGAGCGTGGGGCTGCTGTTTTCACAGCGAGCAGGGAGTGGTCTCCTCCGTGGAACGCCTTGGCAGCAGCCTGCCCTGCATTTCCTGGGCGTAAGGGCCAGGGTCTTTTGCACTGCCGTTCGGAGCTGTAATGCTGTGTCACGCTCCAGCTGGGCCTTCCTGTGGGGTTGGGGCTCCGTGCTGGGCTGGCAGCCCAGCCCTCCCTTAGCTCTGAGGAGCTTTGTTCACTGATTGCTAATCAGCCAGGTGGAACCTGCAGCCTCGCTGCTGGGATGGAGAACTCACTATTCTTTGCCTGGCGACTGATGGGCTTGTGGTCTGCACCCTGCTGTTGGaaggggggcggctggggagggATGTATTCTTCACTCTCCGACCTCAACAAAACCCCTTGCTGCAGCAGCTCTCTCTGGAGGTGGGCAGGGAAGAACTAAGCTAGCGGGACCAGTTCCTGGTACCTCCACCATCCCCACAGAGGGCGAGCGTGTAGTCCGCCCGCTCTGACTGCTAGGAGTTCCCTGAGTGGTTCCCATGAATGCCAGGTCTCATTCACAGCTGAGCTGCACAAGAGTACCGTACAGGCCTTCACAGTGTCGAAAGGGCATTGGATTTATGTTTTTCACATTAGAAATGTATGTTCTGCCTACCCTGGAAGGTCTGTGGCTGACTGGGGAACTGGTGGTAGCTTATTGGTATCTGAGATACTAAGGAAATAAAACCTGATGCCTGGAAGCGCAGTGAGTTTTATTCAGGTTGTTTAAAACTGGTTGTTTTCTTGTCAACGTCTATTCAACGTGGGGGAGAAGGAAATACCTTGTTAGGGACGATGCAGCGAAGGGCTGAGAAAAGAcccaatccacatctgagtcCTCCACCAAAACAGGAAGCTCAGATCTGATGTTCCTGCTAGTCCAAAggttaaagaaacaaaacatacCCAAACACATAGTTGCCCTCCTCAATCCAGAACCGAAGCCAAGCGAGCCCTACAGCCAGTGTATTTCCTTTGCAAGTCACCTTGAAAAGGGAGGAAACAAAGAAGTTTCTGTCCTCCACAGCTCCAAAGACCTTTCCCAGGGTAACTGACACATGGGTGTCTGCAGACAGGCTGTGGGTCAGCCCAAGAGAAAagggagctgccccaccccagggcagctTACTAGGCTGTTAACCTGGGAACCCCAGAGGCCTTGCCTGCACTGAGGAAGCACACACAACCCCCAGGGGCCTAGGCGATACCATGGAATGGTGCCAAAGCCAGTGGGAATCACTAGTGCAGATGTGATCCTGCCCCCAGCAGTGCCTTGAGCCACCTTTACAGTGGCCACTCCAGGAGCCACCAGAGCCGGCCCTCGGTGGGAGTTGTTCTGTGTGTTTCTCTTGCACAGGGGGCTGCTGAAACGCCAGTGGGGAGAGCCGCTCAGTCTCCAGCTGACTCCCTGGGCTGCACAAACCTCCatgtcccagcctccccccagatAAGCCTTGGGCTAGGCAGAGCCAACCACTGCAGAAATGGCCACTCCTGTGacttggagaggggagggaattTGTTGGACTCCTCAAAAAGATGAAATGAGCATCGGTGCCCTGGGGGCAGGAAAGGCTTGGGCACAGTGGGGCAGCCAGCTGGATTTCCCAGGGCTTCCCTCCAGCATCTAGCAATGAAAACTGTTCCTGTTTCATACGCTAATAAACCCTGCTAACGACTGACTGTCATCTGGTGTTAAGAGAGGAAGGAGGAGCCTGGGAGAACTAGTGATACCGAAATCCTGCTAATTTTGGCTCAGAGCCTAGCGAAGCGTCTGGTGCTCGTGTGTTTGCATTGCACCAGGACTCGCTTCCCGACACTTCGGGCACGAGGTTCATCCAGGGAAAGGAATTCACCTTATCAGGCCGGCCTGCGGAAACAGGCCTGAGCAGCCACTGACAGCTCCCCCAttacccctcactccccaccccccacagaggAGATTTAGATGAGGCTTTTGGTCTCTTTAACAGAAAGAAATCTTGTCAGAGCATCGTCTGACTCATGTACTGGCCAGGACCGAGCTCCGTTCTCCAGCCTGCACAGATCGGGCCTGTCTCCATCGCTTTTTTGAGGCAGGAGCGttgtgttctgtttgtacagtgcctagtccATAACTGGGGCTCCCAGGCTCTGCTTCAATACACATACGTAACTGCTCGGTATGGAACGCTCCCCCGCCgtaatctcaaagcattttaccaaCCTGGGAACCTGAGGCAGAGCTGCACAGTGGggaagtggcagagttgggaatagattCTCCACTTGGTGCCCTGACCCTTGGACCATGCTCCCACCCTAGATGGTGCAGATCTGCCACCAGTTCTGCTAATGGAAATGGGGTTTGGTGACAGATGCTACAGAGAGGGCAGGCTGCCTTGGGCTAGAGGGCCCTTCGCCACTAGCTGGCCTGTCCATGTTCCCTCCAACTCACAAGGGACCCACCGCCCTTCCCAcctgctggctgtgcagagcCACTGCTCGGTGGCAGCTAAGTTTGGTCACAATTCCGCCTCAGGAGCCACATCAGGGAAGCCACCCACACAGTTGGTGCGAGCGGCGTCTCTTGGGGCAAACTGCCAAGCAGTGACTGGCCCTGCCGACGTAGCACCCTGCTCAGCCAGAGAGGGGGTCCCTTGCATGGGCAGAATCTGCTGCTGGGGAAGCTGCAGCGGCCCGGTGAGTGCTCTCCCCACCCCGGAGATAGAGAGGGTTCCCGTGTCCAGGGTGTGCTGGCCCGTGCTTTTTGCCAGCGTTAAATTGGTGCACCCAATTTGAACATAAATGGAAAGCTGCAGCAGTCTGTTAAAATCAGAGACTCACTGTAgctcctgtggggctggggctcgaGGAATTAAAGAAAAGGGATAAAGAACCTTGACAGCTGGAGTTCTCCAAGAGCTTAATTTTTTCCTCCTAATTACACTGTGAGAGCCAATTATTTGCACAATAGTGAAAACTCAATGCACGCCCCACCCAGCCATCACCACTGCTCTCCCCATGATAACCGGACTCCTGCAAATCATGGGAAGCTGTAATTCCTCCTAAGGACACTGGCCCCCTCCTCAAAGCTGGAGTGGTAACTCGGTGTTTCCACTTCTCGGTGCTGTAGGGAGACGCTGACGTGTCGGTCTGTGCCTACAGCCTTAGCATCCCTCACAAGCCGGATGCAGCTAACGCTGtacaaaagattttatttttgtacAAAAAGCATCCTCCTTCATctattttacaaaacaaaaggACACAGATCTGTGTTAGAAAAGAGCTTTCCCAGAAGAAATGGGAAATAATCATGTATAAATATTCTCTAAAAATTCTTAAAGCTTTAATTCCCGGGTGGTTTTTTCCTTCAACGCACTGGGAGAGTAAGTCCGAGAGTCCCTGCAcctctggctgtgtgtgttgggtttttttccttcctttcctgCTTTTCAGGTAGAACTACTGAGGAGTCTGTTATCCTGGGCAGCACTTAGCTAAAGGAGCTTTTGTTACCAGCACACTGAGGCCTCTTAACTAAGTCACACATCTTTCTGTGTAGCGGTGGCTAAAAACCTTCTCTCtgcacacacagcagggcagccAGGGAAATGCAGGCACTTAGTCATGTGCTGAGCGGATAAATTACAGTGTCTACTTCCTAAGTGTATAAGCCTCTAGGAAAATTGCACATTATGTGGGGTTTTGTCTTAATTTAAGTTAACCCTCAATGTCCCTTGTCCCATGTGGAACGTTCCCTGGGTAGTAACAACGGTCAGCCCGTATCCCGTCCATCCAGGCTCTGGGACTTGTGAATGGAGACTCTCTCACGGTCTCTCTTTTGCTCTAGAAATAAGATGGCTTGACCGCTGGGCTGTTGTTGTTACTGGGGTAGCGTTGGTGCATCAGGGGGACGTCGCATTCTAAGCCGTTCAGCACCGCCACGTTCTCTGGCAGCTTTTGACTGTGGGTCGCTAAGTCTCTGTTTTCCAGACACGTTTTCACCCCTTCCAGCTCCAGGGGGCTGGAGTCCACCCCAGCATCGGCATGCGCCTTAGCCCGTCGGTGCCGGAGATAGTACGTGACTGCTGTCACAGCAataaccagcagcagcacagcagcgAGCGCTGGCACGATCATGAGCGTCAGGTTGCTGTCTTTGCTCTGGGTGACGGGCAGGTGCTGCTGGTGAGTCCCCTGCACAGCAGTGTGGGCCTCGATGCAGAACTCCCCTTCGGAGGGCTTCTCCCCCAGTGGCCCAGTGCAGAGGTGGTAGGTGGAGTTCGGTCTCAGCGCGCGTACGGTGTATTCGGAGAGCGACGTCGGCAGGCTGAGCGTGACCGGCCGCTTGTCGGGCCCGGACAGGTTGCGGTAGGTCAGGCGGATGCCCTTCAGCTGATCTTTGGCCTGCTGATAGTTTTTTAAGTCCACCGTCAGTGAGGTGCTGCTGACCTGCTTAATGCTGATTTGCTTGCTCTGCGTGGGCGCctgggtgatggggggcagggtTGTTCTCCGGATCTCGGCCTCGCAGTACAAGCCCGAGAAGCCGTTGGGGCACTGGCACTCCAGGTGGTTGTGCGCGTCTAGCTGGCAGGTGCCCCCATTTAAGCACGTCCGGGGAGGGCAAATCTGCATCTCGGGGCTAGTCGGCCCCTGCGCAGGCGTGTGTGGTGCGCGCGTAGAGCTGTCCTGCCGGGGTGCGGACTCATGAGTGGGAGCAGCAAGGCTGGGCTCCAGCACAGAGTGCCCGCTGCTGGTGAGGAGCACAGCCGGCTGCAGGGAGGTGGTTctcagggtgggagtgggggttggggtggcagGACAGCCGAAGTCTGCATATTCCAGGTGCTGGAGGAGCTTAGCAGCGTTCTTGGGAGGGAAGTGGCACCTTGTCTCCTCGGACCTCCTGAGCGTGACATGGCTGGTGTGTAACCAGCGCCCAAACCAGCTCAGCTGGCAGAGGCAATTGAATGGATTCTCGGCCGCGGTGATGGCCCGGAGCCTGGGGAAGAGGCTGAAGAAGTCCTGGGGGATGGTGTTGAGGTTGAGGTTGCTGATGTCCAGCTCTTGGAGGTTGGGCAGCTCCCCGAAATTCTCCGCCTGCAGCTGAGCGATTTGGGTGTTCCCAGCCAGGCTGAGCCTGGTGAGGCCCCGGAGCCGCCGGAGCACCTCCGGGACTCTGCCCAGCGAGTTGCCCGAGATGTCCAGCTCGTGGAGGTTGTTCAAGTTCTGAAAAAGCTCCTCATCCAAGCTGCTCAGTCCCAGCCCTGCGATCTTGAGAGACTCTATGTTCACCGTGTGAAAGGCACCAGCTTCGATGGTGGCAATGCCGTTGTGGCTTATgtccagcagcaggagcttgggAAGGTTCAGCGGAGGAACTGAATGCAGCTGATTGTTCTGGAGCTTCAGCTCCAGCAGGTTCTCCAGCGTGTCCAAGGCAGCCGGGTGGATGCGCTGGATTCGGTTCCGGTCCAGGTAGAGGCGCTCCAGCAGGCGCAGCCCGTGGAAGGTTTCGTTGGTGATCTCACGCAGCTGGTTGGATGACAGATCCAAGTTGACAAGGTTGGTGAGGGGCTGGAAGACATTCCTCTGGAGGCTGGAAATCTTGTTCTGGGAGAGGTCCAGCTGCTGCAGTGCCGGGAGGCCCCGGAAGCTGTCGTCATGGAGCGAGGTGATGCCGTTCTCGAAGGCGTACAGGTAGGTTGTGTCCAGTGGCAGGCCACTCGGGACGGTGTGGCTCCT
It encodes the following:
- the VASN gene encoding vasorin, producing the protein MDHLILWTLLLLSPIARVQGCPSGCQCSQPQVVFCAARRSHTVPSGLPLDTTYLYAFENGITSLHDDSFRGLPALQQLDLSQNKISSLQRNVFQPLTNLVNLDLSSNQLREITNETFHGLRLLERLYLDRNRIQRIHPAALDTLENLLELKLQNNQLHSVPPLNLPKLLLLDISHNGIATIEAGAFHTVNIESLKIAGLGLSSLDEELFQNLNNLHELDISGNSLGRVPEVLRRLRGLTRLSLAGNTQIAQLQAENFGELPNLQELDISNLNLNTIPQDFFSLFPRLRAITAAENPFNCLCQLSWFGRWLHTSHVTLRRSEETRCHFPPKNAAKLLQHLEYADFGCPATPTPTPTLRTTSLQPAVLLTSSGHSVLEPSLAAPTHESAPRQDSSTRAPHTPAQGPTSPEMQICPPRTCLNGGTCQLDAHNHLECQCPNGFSGLYCEAEIRRTTLPPITQAPTQSKQISIKQVSSTSLTVDLKNYQQAKDQLKGIRLTYRNLSGPDKRPVTLSLPTSLSEYTVRALRPNSTYHLCTGPLGEKPSEGEFCIEAHTAVQGTHQQHLPVTQSKDSNLTLMIVPALAAVLLLVIAVTAVTYYLRHRRAKAHADAGVDSSPLELEGVKTCLENRDLATHSQKLPENVAVLNGLECDVPLMHQRYPSNNNSPAVKPSYF